One window of Micropterus dolomieu isolate WLL.071019.BEF.003 ecotype Adirondacks linkage group LG13, ASM2129224v1, whole genome shotgun sequence genomic DNA carries:
- the LOC123981923 gene encoding uncharacterized protein LOC123981923 isoform X3, which yields MKRSSIAKVVLREKQDLLNLPDDFRKAEDFINLMCVLYTPTLCVSTEKNPTCGQILPILQKLEMHFADVEGDTGFVSNLKKQVWANLSKRYQSKDIRNFREMATALDPCFKQKMDNSASVWNQIKREMMTESETTSQQTTKKVSNGGTFCRCGCTKDVITVEEDHVHPGPGREGDADV from the exons ACTTGCCTGATGACTTCAGGAAGGCAGAAGACTTTATCAACTTGATGTGTGTTCTTTACACTCCCACACTTTGTGTATCAACTGAAAAGAACCCCACATGTGGTCAGATCCTGCCAATTCTCCAAAAGCTTGAGATGcattttgctgatgttgaggGAGACACAGGATTTGTATCTAACCTCAAAAAGCAAGTTTGGGCAAACCTTTCCAAGCGATACCAG agcAAGGACATCAGGAACTTTCGTGAAATGGCAACAGCATTGGACCCATGCTTCAAACAAAAGATGGACAACAGTGCCAGTGTCTGGAACCAGATCAAGAGAGAGATGATGACAGAATCTGA aacCACCTCCCAGCAAACAACCAAGAAAGTCTCCAATGGAGGAACTTTTTGCCGATGTGGATGCACAAAAGATGTCATTACAGTAGAGGAGGACCATGTCCATCCAGGACCAGGGAGAGAAGGAGATGCCGATGTTTAA
- the LOC123981923 gene encoding uncharacterized protein LOC123981923 isoform X2, which produces MDEEVLDRKDLPDDFRKAEDFINLMCVLYTPTLCVSTEKNPTCGQILPILQKLEMHFADVEGDTGFVSNLKKQVWANLSKRYQSKDIRNFREMATALDPCFKQKMDNSASVWNQIKREMMTESEQNHLPANNQESLQWRNFLPMWMHKRCHYSRGGPCPSRTRERRRCRCLRRHHQPLRPMTLLPSGGTSTRLQFKLALFA; this is translated from the exons ACTTGCCTGATGACTTCAGGAAGGCAGAAGACTTTATCAACTTGATGTGTGTTCTTTACACTCCCACACTTTGTGTATCAACTGAAAAGAACCCCACATGTGGTCAGATCCTGCCAATTCTCCAAAAGCTTGAGATGcattttgctgatgttgaggGAGACACAGGATTTGTATCTAACCTCAAAAAGCAAGTTTGGGCAAACCTTTCCAAGCGATACCAG agcAAGGACATCAGGAACTTTCGTGAAATGGCAACAGCATTGGACCCATGCTTCAAACAAAAGATGGACAACAGTGCCAGTGTCTGGAACCAGATCAAGAGAGAGATGATGACAGAATCTGAGCAA aacCACCTCCCAGCAAACAACCAAGAAAGTCTCCAATGGAGGAACTTTTTGCCGATGTGGATGCACAAAAGATGTCATTACAGTAGAGGAGGACCATGTCCATCCAGGACCAGGGAGAGAAGGAGATGCCGATGTTTAAGGAGACACCACCAACCTTTACGGCCCATGACCTTGCTGCCTAGTGGTGGAACCAGCACAAGACTTcagttcaaattagctttatttgcatga
- the LOC123981923 gene encoding uncharacterized protein LOC123981923 isoform X1 yields the protein MKRSSIAKVVLREKQDLLNLPDDFRKAEDFINLMCVLYTPTLCVSTEKNPTCGQILPILQKLEMHFADVEGDTGFVSNLKKQVWANLSKRYQSKDIRNFREMATALDPCFKQKMDNSASVWNQIKREMMTESEQNHLPANNQESLQWRNFLPMWMHKRCHYSRGGPCPSRTRERRRCRCLRRHHQPLRPMTLLPSGGTSTRLQFKLALFA from the exons ACTTGCCTGATGACTTCAGGAAGGCAGAAGACTTTATCAACTTGATGTGTGTTCTTTACACTCCCACACTTTGTGTATCAACTGAAAAGAACCCCACATGTGGTCAGATCCTGCCAATTCTCCAAAAGCTTGAGATGcattttgctgatgttgaggGAGACACAGGATTTGTATCTAACCTCAAAAAGCAAGTTTGGGCAAACCTTTCCAAGCGATACCAG agcAAGGACATCAGGAACTTTCGTGAAATGGCAACAGCATTGGACCCATGCTTCAAACAAAAGATGGACAACAGTGCCAGTGTCTGGAACCAGATCAAGAGAGAGATGATGACAGAATCTGAGCAA aacCACCTCCCAGCAAACAACCAAGAAAGTCTCCAATGGAGGAACTTTTTGCCGATGTGGATGCACAAAAGATGTCATTACAGTAGAGGAGGACCATGTCCATCCAGGACCAGGGAGAGAAGGAGATGCCGATGTTTAAGGAGACACCACCAACCTTTACGGCCCATGACCTTGCTGCCTAGTGGTGGAACCAGCACAAGACTTcagttcaaattagctttatttgcatga